The Malus sylvestris chromosome 12, drMalSylv7.2, whole genome shotgun sequence genome contains a region encoding:
- the LOC126592819 gene encoding CBL-interacting protein kinase 2-like — MEKKGSVLMQRYELGRLLGQGTFAKVHHARNLKTGMSVAIKIIDKERVLKVGMIDQIKREISVMRLIRHPNVVELYEVMATKTKIYFVMEYVKGGELFNKVSKGKLKEDVARKYFQQLISAVDYCHSRGVCHRDLKPENLLLDENEDLKVSDFGFSALGESKRQDGLLHTTCGTPAYVAPEVINRKGYDGAKADIWSCGVVLYVLLAGYLPFHDSNLMEMYRKIGKGEFKFPNWFSPEVRRLLSKIMDPNPNTRMSIAKIMQSSWCRKGLVQKPVIAEVPMKEPAPLDVDAIFGANEDSNSSVESKQELSKPSNLNAFDIISYSAGFDLSGLFEQTDQKKEVRFTSNKTASTIISKLEDIAKRLKLKIKKWDGGLLKMEGSTEGRKGVLGIETEIFEITPSFHLVEVKKSSGDTLEYRKAMKKDIRPALKDIVWTWQGEEQQQQEEQPELGQQLLQQQEQELPQLGQQEQQPSLAIPVHAVAP; from the coding sequence ATGGAGAAAAAAGGGAGCGTGTTGATGCAGCGGTATGAATTGGGGCGATTATTAGGGCAAGGAACCTTTGCCAAGGTTCACCATGCGAGGAACCTTAAAACCGGCATGAGTGTTGCGATTAAGATAATTGATAAAGAGAGGGTCTTGAAGGTCGGAATGATTGATCAGATTAAGCGAGAAATTTCTGTCATGCGACTGATTAGACACCCGAATGTTGTGGAGCTTTATGAGGTAATGGCCACCAAAACCAAGATTTACTTTGTCATGGAGTATGTCAAAGGCGGTGAGCTCTTCAACAAGGTTTCCAAAGGCAAGCTAAAAGAGGATGTTGCTAGGAAATATTTTCAGCAGCTCATCAGTGCTGTTGATTACTGCCATAGTCGAGGAGTCTGCCATCGGGATTTGAAACCAGAAAACCTACTTTTGGATGAGAATGAGGATCTAAAGGTTTCAGATTTCGGATTTAGTGCCCTTGGTGAATCTAAGCGCCAAGATGGTCTGCTTCATACAACCTGTGGAACCCCTGCATACGTTGCTCCAGAAGTAATAAACAGGAAAGGCTATGATGGCGCCAAGGCTGACATTTGGTCATGTGGGGTGGTGTTGTATGTTCTATTGGCTGGCTATCTCCCATTTCACGATTCAAATCTGATGGAGATGTATAGGAAGATTGGTAAGGGTGAATTCAAATTCCCGAACTGGTTTTCTCCGGAAGTACGCAGGTTGCTGTCAAAGATCATGGACCCGAATCCAAATACTCGGATGTCCATTGCCAAAATTATGCAGAGTTCTTGGTGCCGGAAGGGACTCGTCCAGAAACCTGTAATTGCTGAGGTACCAATGAAAGAGCCAGCCCCTCTGGATGTTGATGCAATTTTTGGAGCTAATGAAGATAGCAATTCTTCTGTGGAGTCAAAGCAAGAATTATCAAAGCCATCTAACTTGAATGCTTTCGACATCATCTCCTACTCAGCAGGCTTTGACTTGTCTGGATTGTTTGAGCAGACAGATCAGAAAAAGGAAGTGCGGTTTACGTCCAACAAAACGGCCTCCACCATCATCTCTAAGCTGGAGGACATTGCCAAGCGTCTGAAACTGAAAATAAAGAAGTGGGATGGAGGGTTGTTGAAAATGGAAGGGTCCACAGAAGGCAGGAAGGGGGTGCTGGGCATTGAAACCGAGATATTTGAAATCACCCCGTCTTTTCATCTGGTAGAAGTGAAGAAGTCTAGTGGAGATACACTGGAGTATCGCAAGGCCATGAAGAAAGATATCAGACCAGCTCTCAAGGACATTGTTTGGACTTGGCAAGGAGAGGAGCAGCAGCAACAAGAAGAGCAACCGGAACTCGGGCAGCAGCTGCTGCAGCAACAAGAACAAGAGCTGCCACAACTAGGGCAGCAAGAGCAACAGCCTTCTCTGGCAATCCCAGTGCACGCAGTCGCACCCTAG
- the LOC126593269 gene encoding stress response protein nst1-like isoform X2: MCILCVIQKWSRRVATMLPWLVIPLIGLWGLSQLLPPAFRFEITSPRLACVVVLLVTLFWYEVLMPQLSAWRLRRNAMLRERKRFEAIELQKLRKTATRRCRNCSTPYRDQNPGGGRFMCSYCGHLSKRPVLDLPEVPGMGLSKSGIIKDLVGKGGKILNGKAWSENGWMQGQDWSENGNWVNGSVGGKSSYWRKDGSGVFGADESCLAEKSYSGVVNFACKLLTFFFLSVRWLWRKLFSSSTSDDASDGDRKGLAKRGENGANLNESRGEKARRKAEEKRQAKIEKELWEEEERKQREEVARLVEERRRLRDEKKEAERGKSSPPVIEKDTKKEAEKKRQERRKEKDKGSSKSNSDAEELEKRAGKENERKRDLDKKSDIDRREHLKSGADFLKGQSTEMGNNIKNASANNFIQGNAGSRYLDRMRGTIFNSSKAFGGGSFFGKDANTTMTKETKSSSSVDHVHSYYAQKRDLCPPERVAARPFINGDDKSVHRPVHSEPQSGTAPKKSWQQLFTRSSSVPSSSSVNVISRPKAKSQTKVQSSQLSGQSSSIQSFDNPINFGLPSPFALSTTYPKGSTSSSLGFSPAIDPIFPHIGEGHHELIPEEPELFEDPSYVPDPVSLLGPVSESLDNFQLNMGLERPRTLKNGPASSEVNKPSPIESPMSREKLNNSSRFPSTPKAHDMHAYPLDDASANDKGTWQMWNSCPLGQEGLGFAGGSPSWFLPPELNRSNKDDLLHPSSVSLFTTEDQVVSGSQSPKNQRIFLGNGQNGGTFSPVTGSGDHDPWLQKAFFPPLSTAENHFHLRPPDETSKNELIFGSPIRATGNHPFELPQANGWSEKEWDECAVTGTGDGVGKPYVLRPPVRGMYPTPNPNVQPLW; the protein is encoded by the exons ATGTGTATACTTTGTGTGATTCAGAAGTGGTCTCGCCGGGTTGCTACAATGCTTCCTTGGTTAGTTATTCCATTAATAGGACTGTGGGGTCTCTCTCAGCTTCTACCACCAGCTTTCCGATTTGAGATAACTTCGCCTAGACTCGCTTGTGTTGTTGTGCTCTTGGTTACTCTCTTCTGGTATGAGGTTTTGATGCCTCAGCTTTCAGCTTGGCGCTTGCGGAGGAATGCAATGCTTAGAGAGAGGAAAAGGTTTGAGGCAATAGAGTTGCAAAAGCTGAGGAAAACAGCAACAAGGCGGTGTCGAAACTGCTCGACACCATATAGGGATCAGAATCCTGGTGGTGGTCGGTTTATGTGTTCGTATTGTGGGCATTTATCAAAGAGACCGGTTTTGGACTTACCTGAGGTACCCGGGATGGGACTTTCGAAGTCTGGGATCATCAAAGATTTAGTTGGAAAGGGTGGAAAGATATTGAATGGAAAGGCGTGGTCTGAAAATGGGTGGATGCAAGGTCAAGATTGGTCGGAGAATGGAAATTGGGTCAATGGTTCTGTTGGAGGAAAGTCTAGTTATTGGAGAAAGGACGGGAGCGGTGTTTTTGGAGCGGATGAGAGTTGCTTGGCAGAAAAGTCGTATTCAGGTGTTGTTAATTTTGCTTGCAAGCTActaaccttttttttcttgagtGTTAGATGGCTTTGGAGAAAGCTTTTTAGTAGTAGTACATCAGATGATGCATCTGACGGAGATCGTAAAGGATTGGCCAAGAGGGGCGAGAATGGGGCCAACTTGAATGAAAGTAGAGGAGAAAAGGCCCGCAGAAAAGCTGAAGAGAAGAGACAGGCTAAGATAGAGAAGGAGCTTTgggaggaggaagaaagaaagcaGAGGGAGGAAGTTGCAAGGTTGGTTGAGGAACGCAGGAGACTTAGGGATGAGAAAAAGGAAGCTGAACGTGGGAAATCATCACCACCTGTGATTGAAAAAGATActaagaaggaagcagaaaagaaacgacaggaaagaaggaaagagaaagacaagggTTCTAGCAAGAGCAACTCTGATGCAGAAGAGCTGGAAAAGAGAGCAGGTAAGGAAAATGAACGAAAGCGGGACCTTGACAAGAAGAGTGACATTGACCGCAGGGAACATCTGAAATCAGGGGCAGATTTTCTTAAGGGACAAAGCACGGAGATGgggaataatataaaaaatgcaTCTGCAAACAATTTTATTCAGGGAAATGCTGGATCTAGGTACCTGGACCGCATGAGGGGTACGATTTTTAATTCTTCAAAGGCATTTGGTGGAGGTAGTTTCTTTGGAAAGGATGCTAATACTACAATGACAAAAGAAACCAAATCTAGCAGTTCTGTAGATCATGTCCATAGTTATTATGCCCAGAAGAGAGACTTATGTCCACCTGAGCGCGTAGCTGCAAGACCTTTTATTAATGGAGATGATAAGAGTGTCCACCGCCCT GTTCACTCAGAACCACAGTCAGGGACTGCACCTAAAAAATCATGGCAGCAGTTGTTTACTCGTTCATCGTCAGTGCCTTCATCATCAAGTGTAAATGTAATAAGTAGACCAAAAGCAAAGTCTCAGACAAAAGTTCAAAGTTCTCAGTTATCTGGCCAGTCGTCATCAATCCAATCATTTGATAATCCAATCAACTTTGGGCTGCCATCACCATTCGCTTTATCTACTACCTATCCAAAAGGATCTACTAGCAGCAGTTTAGGTTTTTCACCCGCAATTGATCCCATATTTCCTCACATTGGAGAAGGACATCATGAACTTATACCCGAGGAGCCAGAGCTTTTTGAAGACCCAAGTTACGTCCCTGATCCGGTATCCTTGCTTGGGCCAGTTTCTGAGTCACTTGATAATTTTCAATTAAACATGGGATTGGAGAGGCCTCGCACATTGAAGAATGGACCTGCTTCATCTGAAGTGAACAAGCCATCTCCAATCGAGTCACCAATGTCGCGAGAAAAGCTTAATAATTCTAGTCGCTTCCCTAGTACCCCAAAGGCCCATGATATGCATGCTTACCCCTTGGATGATGCAAGTGCAAATGATAAGGGAACGTGGCAAATGTGGAACAGTTGCCCTCTTGGTCAGGAAGGTCTAGGTTTTGCAGGTGGCTCTCCAAGCTGGTTTCTACCTCCAGAACTGAACAGATCAAACAAGGATGATCTTTTGCACCCATCATCAGTATCACTGTTTACTACAGAAGATCAGGTTGTTTCTGGCTCTCAATCTCCTAAGAATCAGAGAATTTTTCTTGGAAATGGCCAGAATGGCGGAACCTTTAGCCCTGTTACTGGTTCCGGTGATCATGATCCTTGGTTGCAGAAAGCCTTTTTTCCTCCATTGTCAACAGCTGAAAACCATTTTCATCTGAGACCTCCAGACGAAACTTCGAAGAATGAACTGATTTTTGGGAGTCCCATCAGAGCTACTGGTAACCATCCATTTGAGCTGCCTCAAGCGAATGGTTGGTCCGA AAAGGAATGGGATGAATGCGCTGTGACGGGAACAGGGGACGGTGTTGGAAAGCCATATGTGTTGAGGCCTCCTGTCAGGGGTATGTATCCGACCCCGAATCCAAATGTACAGCCGCTTTGGTGA
- the LOC126593269 gene encoding stress response protein nst1-like isoform X1 → MCILCVIQKWSRRVATMLPWLVIPLIGLWGLSQLLPPAFRFEITSPRLACVVVLLVTLFWYEVLMPQLSAWRLRRNAMLRERKRFEAIELQKLRKTATRRCRNCSTPYRDQNPGGGRFMCSYCGHLSKRPVLDLPEVPGMGLSKSGIIKDLVGKGGKILNGKAWSENGWMQGQDWSENGNWVNGSVGGKSSYWRKDGSGVFGADESCLAEKSYSGVVNFACKLLTFFFLSVRWLWRKLFSSSTSDDASDGDRKGLAKRGENGANLNESRGEKARRKAEEKRQAKIEKELWEEEERKQREEVARLVEERRRLRDEKKEAERGKSSPPVIEKDTKKEAEKKRQERRKEKDKGSSKSNSDAEELEKRAGKENERKRDLDKKSDIDRREHLKSGADFLKGQSTEMGNNIKNASANNFIQGNAGSRYLDRMRGTIFNSSKAFGGGSFFGKDANTTMTKETKSSSSVDHVHSYYAQKRDLCPPERVAARPFINGDDKSVHRPVHSEPQSGTAPKKSWQQLFTRSSSVPSSSSVNVISRPKAKSQTKVQSSQLSGQSSSIQSFDNPINFGLPSPFALSTTYPKGSTSSSLGFSPAIDPIFPHIGEGHHELIPEEPELFEDPSYVPDPVSLLGPVSESLDNFQLNMGLERPRTLKNGPASSEVNKPSPIESPMSREKLNNSSRFPSTPKAHDMHAYPLDDASANDKGTWQMWNSCPLGQEGLGFAGGSPSWFLPPELNRSNKDDLLHPSSVSLFTTEDQVVSGSQSPKNQRIFLGNGQNGGTFSPVTGSGDHDPWLQKAFFPPLSTAENHFHLRPPDETSKNELIFGSPIRATGNHPFELPQANGWSDRKEWDECAVTGTGDGVGKPYVLRPPVRGMYPTPNPNVQPLW, encoded by the exons ATGTGTATACTTTGTGTGATTCAGAAGTGGTCTCGCCGGGTTGCTACAATGCTTCCTTGGTTAGTTATTCCATTAATAGGACTGTGGGGTCTCTCTCAGCTTCTACCACCAGCTTTCCGATTTGAGATAACTTCGCCTAGACTCGCTTGTGTTGTTGTGCTCTTGGTTACTCTCTTCTGGTATGAGGTTTTGATGCCTCAGCTTTCAGCTTGGCGCTTGCGGAGGAATGCAATGCTTAGAGAGAGGAAAAGGTTTGAGGCAATAGAGTTGCAAAAGCTGAGGAAAACAGCAACAAGGCGGTGTCGAAACTGCTCGACACCATATAGGGATCAGAATCCTGGTGGTGGTCGGTTTATGTGTTCGTATTGTGGGCATTTATCAAAGAGACCGGTTTTGGACTTACCTGAGGTACCCGGGATGGGACTTTCGAAGTCTGGGATCATCAAAGATTTAGTTGGAAAGGGTGGAAAGATATTGAATGGAAAGGCGTGGTCTGAAAATGGGTGGATGCAAGGTCAAGATTGGTCGGAGAATGGAAATTGGGTCAATGGTTCTGTTGGAGGAAAGTCTAGTTATTGGAGAAAGGACGGGAGCGGTGTTTTTGGAGCGGATGAGAGTTGCTTGGCAGAAAAGTCGTATTCAGGTGTTGTTAATTTTGCTTGCAAGCTActaaccttttttttcttgagtGTTAGATGGCTTTGGAGAAAGCTTTTTAGTAGTAGTACATCAGATGATGCATCTGACGGAGATCGTAAAGGATTGGCCAAGAGGGGCGAGAATGGGGCCAACTTGAATGAAAGTAGAGGAGAAAAGGCCCGCAGAAAAGCTGAAGAGAAGAGACAGGCTAAGATAGAGAAGGAGCTTTgggaggaggaagaaagaaagcaGAGGGAGGAAGTTGCAAGGTTGGTTGAGGAACGCAGGAGACTTAGGGATGAGAAAAAGGAAGCTGAACGTGGGAAATCATCACCACCTGTGATTGAAAAAGATActaagaaggaagcagaaaagaaacgacaggaaagaaggaaagagaaagacaagggTTCTAGCAAGAGCAACTCTGATGCAGAAGAGCTGGAAAAGAGAGCAGGTAAGGAAAATGAACGAAAGCGGGACCTTGACAAGAAGAGTGACATTGACCGCAGGGAACATCTGAAATCAGGGGCAGATTTTCTTAAGGGACAAAGCACGGAGATGgggaataatataaaaaatgcaTCTGCAAACAATTTTATTCAGGGAAATGCTGGATCTAGGTACCTGGACCGCATGAGGGGTACGATTTTTAATTCTTCAAAGGCATTTGGTGGAGGTAGTTTCTTTGGAAAGGATGCTAATACTACAATGACAAAAGAAACCAAATCTAGCAGTTCTGTAGATCATGTCCATAGTTATTATGCCCAGAAGAGAGACTTATGTCCACCTGAGCGCGTAGCTGCAAGACCTTTTATTAATGGAGATGATAAGAGTGTCCACCGCCCT GTTCACTCAGAACCACAGTCAGGGACTGCACCTAAAAAATCATGGCAGCAGTTGTTTACTCGTTCATCGTCAGTGCCTTCATCATCAAGTGTAAATGTAATAAGTAGACCAAAAGCAAAGTCTCAGACAAAAGTTCAAAGTTCTCAGTTATCTGGCCAGTCGTCATCAATCCAATCATTTGATAATCCAATCAACTTTGGGCTGCCATCACCATTCGCTTTATCTACTACCTATCCAAAAGGATCTACTAGCAGCAGTTTAGGTTTTTCACCCGCAATTGATCCCATATTTCCTCACATTGGAGAAGGACATCATGAACTTATACCCGAGGAGCCAGAGCTTTTTGAAGACCCAAGTTACGTCCCTGATCCGGTATCCTTGCTTGGGCCAGTTTCTGAGTCACTTGATAATTTTCAATTAAACATGGGATTGGAGAGGCCTCGCACATTGAAGAATGGACCTGCTTCATCTGAAGTGAACAAGCCATCTCCAATCGAGTCACCAATGTCGCGAGAAAAGCTTAATAATTCTAGTCGCTTCCCTAGTACCCCAAAGGCCCATGATATGCATGCTTACCCCTTGGATGATGCAAGTGCAAATGATAAGGGAACGTGGCAAATGTGGAACAGTTGCCCTCTTGGTCAGGAAGGTCTAGGTTTTGCAGGTGGCTCTCCAAGCTGGTTTCTACCTCCAGAACTGAACAGATCAAACAAGGATGATCTTTTGCACCCATCATCAGTATCACTGTTTACTACAGAAGATCAGGTTGTTTCTGGCTCTCAATCTCCTAAGAATCAGAGAATTTTTCTTGGAAATGGCCAGAATGGCGGAACCTTTAGCCCTGTTACTGGTTCCGGTGATCATGATCCTTGGTTGCAGAAAGCCTTTTTTCCTCCATTGTCAACAGCTGAAAACCATTTTCATCTGAGACCTCCAGACGAAACTTCGAAGAATGAACTGATTTTTGGGAGTCCCATCAGAGCTACTGGTAACCATCCATTTGAGCTGCCTCAAGCGAATGGTTGGTCCGA CAGAAAGGAATGGGATGAATGCGCTGTGACGGGAACAGGGGACGGTGTTGGAAAGCCATATGTGTTGAGGCCTCCTGTCAGGGGTATGTATCCGACCCCGAATCCAAATGTACAGCCGCTTTGGTGA